Part of the Bacteroidia bacterium genome, GCAGTGCGTTAGCACCGAAGCGAAGCGCAGTGCGGAATGCCCCGACCCTTGCGTTAGCAAGGGGCACGCCCAAAAAAATAAAATCAACTTCTTAAAAATTTGTACCTACCAAACACAGAAAGACCAAATAACTGCTCAACTATTGTTTTGTAAAAAGCCAACTTGTCATAACCTGCTCACTATCAAAAAAGTATAATTGTTTAACTATTCTACTTTGAGCTATGTCCGTATTTCGCACAATATTTGCAAGCCAACATTTTGAGAATTGTGATGAAAATAGCCGTAAATACTCGTTTTTTGATAAAAGGTAAATTAGAGGGCATTGGTAGATTCACCTTAGAAATTGTTCAACGTTTAGTAAAAAATCATCCCGAAGATACCTTTTATTTTATTTTTGACCGCCCGTATGACAAAGAGTTTATTTTTGGAAGCAACGTTGTTCCTGCAGTAGTAAGTCCGCCTGCGCGGCATCCTATCTTGTGGAAAATTTGGTTTGATTGGTCAGTAAAACGATATTTAGACAAAATCAAACCTGACATATTTTTTTCGCCCGATGGCTATCTGCCCCTCAAAACTAACGTCCCTTGCGTACCTGTTATCCACGACTTAGCGTTTGAACACTACCCCAAAGATGTTCCTAAATCAGTGTTAAAGTTTTACCGCAAATACTTTCCCAAATATACTCACAAAGCTAAACACATTATTGCGGTTTCTGAATATACTAAAAGAGATATCGTAGAACAGTACGAAGTTCCTGTAAATAAAATTACAGTAGCTTACAATGCTGTCAATCAAATCTACAAGCCCAGCACTGAAGAAGAAAAAGAACTAACTCGAAAAAAATACACGCAGGGCAAACCATACTTTTTGTTTGTAGGAGCTATTCATCCACGTAAGAATGTGGTAAATGTACTAAAAAGTTTTGATGAGTTCAAAAAACAATATCATACAGACCATAAGTTGATAATTGTAGGTAGAAAAGGTTGGAAATACGAAGATGCTTTTCAAACCTATGAACAAATGGACTACAAAAGCGAGGTGATTTTTACAGGACACTTAGAAATTGAAGAGCTAAGACTTTTGTACGGTGCTGCGGATTGTTTGTTATACATTTCTTATTTTGAAGGTTTTGGGATTCCTATCATAGAAGCTTTAGCTTGTGGCTGTCCTGTAATTACTTCTAACGTATCTTCGATGCCTGAAATAGTTGGAAAAGCAGGGCTGTTAGTAGATCCAATGGATGTCCAAAACATTGTGCGCATGATGCAAAAAGTATCACTGCAAACAGGAAAGAAAGAAGAACTTTTAGCATACGCTCCGCAGCAACTGTCTTTATTTGATTGGGATAAATCTGCCGAGAAAATTTACAAGGTTCTTAAAGAAAGTGCAGCACGGTAAAGCTTATTTTAAGCTCTGACCTATCGCCTGACTTACCACATAATTGCTTCCCCCTATGTAAATTACCTCATTATCTTGAACTTGTTTTTTAGCTTCGTGCACAGCGCTTTGAATATCAGAATATGCCTTTGCTGAATAGCCCAATTCTTTTGCCAAAAAAACAAGCTTTTGACTATCCAAAGCACGAGATGAACTTGCAGTTATCATGTAAAATTCAGTATTTGCAGGAAATTGAGCAAGCATGTTTTTAACATCCTTATCCTGCAGTATCCCTATAACAGCATGTATCCGACCGTATGGCAATAAACTTTCTATCACTGCTTGAATACCCTCAACATTATGGGCAATGTCTGCAATTATCAAAGGTTTTTG contains:
- a CDS encoding glycosyltransferase family 4 protein — its product is MKIAVNTRFLIKGKLEGIGRFTLEIVQRLVKNHPEDTFYFIFDRPYDKEFIFGSNVVPAVVSPPARHPILWKIWFDWSVKRYLDKIKPDIFFSPDGYLPLKTNVPCVPVIHDLAFEHYPKDVPKSVLKFYRKYFPKYTHKAKHIIAVSEYTKRDIVEQYEVPVNKITVAYNAVNQIYKPSTEEEKELTRKKYTQGKPYFLFVGAIHPRKNVVNVLKSFDEFKKQYHTDHKLIIVGRKGWKYEDAFQTYEQMDYKSEVIFTGHLEIEELRLLYGAADCLLYISYFEGFGIPIIEALACGCPVITSNVSSMPEIVGKAGLLVDPMDVQNIVRMMQKVSLQTGKKEELLAYAPQQLSLFDWDKSAEKIYKVLKESAAR